The Mucilaginibacter yixingensis genome window below encodes:
- the pgl gene encoding 6-phosphogluconolactonase: protein MSVKLNISASEADVLRSLAEHFVATGKDAIDHHGRYSVSLSGGSSPKKLYELLVSDYATALDWTKVDFFFGDERNVPRDDKNSNYLMAKTALFEPLQIADAQVFPIKTEFGPEAAAEAYTDAINTYFKSESPQFDLMLLGLGDNSHTASLFPYTPVLHDTSVSVRALYIDEVKMYRITMTAALINLSRHIAFLVYGAGKAEAIKHILEDDLDIELYPAQLITQDGDVQWFMDEPAAAALSKK from the coding sequence ATGTCTGTAAAATTGAACATATCTGCCTCCGAGGCCGATGTATTGCGCAGCCTGGCCGAGCATTTTGTAGCCACCGGCAAAGATGCTATTGATCATCATGGCCGCTATTCGGTATCGCTGTCTGGAGGATCTTCACCTAAAAAACTGTATGAACTGCTGGTGTCAGACTATGCTACTGCGTTAGACTGGACCAAGGTTGATTTCTTCTTCGGTGATGAGCGTAACGTACCCCGCGACGATAAAAACAGCAATTACCTGATGGCTAAAACGGCGCTGTTTGAGCCATTGCAGATTGCCGATGCACAGGTGTTCCCTATCAAAACAGAATTTGGTCCGGAGGCCGCTGCGGAGGCTTATACCGATGCGATCAACACTTATTTCAAAAGCGAATCGCCACAGTTTGATTTGATGTTGCTGGGTCTGGGCGATAACTCACACACGGCGTCGTTATTCCCTTACACTCCTGTATTACATGATACTTCGGTATCGGTAAGAGCGCTGTATATTGACGAGGTTAAAATGTACCGCATCACAATGACGGCCGCGTTAATTAACCTGTCGCGCCACATTGCGTTCCTCGTTTACGGTGCGGGCAAAGCAGAAGCTATTAAACACATTCTGGAAGACGATCTGGATATCGAGCTTTATCCGGCTCAGTTGATTACCCAGGACGGCGATGTACAGTGGTTTATGGATGAGCCAGCTGCTGCTGCTTTGAGTAAGAAATAG